Proteins from one Methanobacterium sp. Maddingley MBC34 genomic window:
- a CDS encoding Zn-finger containing NTP pyrophosphohydrolase (PFAM: NADH pyrophosphatase zinc ribbon domain; NUDIX domain; NADH pyrophosphatase-like rudimentary NUDIX domain) — MLRESIYKRYIPESTPNKENNQDAYWFLFNSHKMLVELRSDNQVKIPFSKKLEKLNISPERIHYLGKFNGHPCYSGELENETYPPEGMVFKDLRSLYELIDEDVYLLAGRASQIANWDRTHRFCGQCGTPTVTKDDEMAKICPECGFISFTRLSPAVITAIIKDGKLLMALHTRTPGNMYGLIAGFVEPGETLTETVQRETMEEVGLKVKNIEYFASQPWPYPNSLMIAFTAEYESGDIQVDGKEIIDAQWFSADELPRIPSKMSIAGELIEWYLENYGMEDQNNPR; from the coding sequence ATGCTGAGGGAAAGTATTTATAAACGATATATACCAGAATCCACACCCAACAAAGAAAATAATCAAGATGCTTACTGGTTTCTTTTTAATTCCCATAAAATGCTGGTAGAACTTCGCAGTGATAACCAAGTAAAGATTCCTTTTTCAAAAAAATTAGAAAAACTTAACATTTCACCAGAAAGGATCCATTACCTAGGTAAATTCAATGGTCATCCCTGTTACTCAGGAGAACTTGAAAATGAAACATATCCCCCGGAGGGAATGGTTTTCAAGGATTTGCGTTCACTGTATGAATTGATAGATGAAGATGTTTATCTTCTGGCTGGACGGGCCTCCCAAATTGCCAACTGGGACAGGACTCATAGGTTTTGCGGTCAATGCGGCACGCCCACTGTGACCAAAGATGATGAAATGGCCAAGATATGCCCGGAATGTGGTTTTATCAGTTTCACTCGCCTATCACCTGCAGTCATTACTGCCATAATTAAGGATGGTAAACTACTCATGGCCCTGCACACCCGCACCCCTGGGAATATGTACGGACTCATTGCAGGGTTTGTGGAGCCTGGTGAGACCTTAACCGAAACTGTCCAACGGGAGACCATGGAAGAAGTTGGTTTAAAGGTAAAGAATATTGAATATTTCGCAAGCCAACCCTGGCCTTACCCCAATTCCCTGATGATTGCCTTTACTGCAGAATATGAAAGTGGTGATATACAGGTAGATGGGAAAGAAATAATAGATGCCCAGTGGTTCAGTGCAGATGAGCTTCCCAGAATACCATCTAAAATGAGCATTGCTGGAGAGCTTATTGAGTGGTATCTTGAAAATTACGGAATGGAAGACCAAAATAACCCTCGCTGA
- a CDS encoding acetyltransferase (PFAM: Acetyltransferase (GNAT) family): MIKQLEDYEITEVMNLWLKTTITAHSFIPEKHWIDKYNMVKDEYIPISRTWIFKEDNLIKGFVSIINNSFIGALFVLEDYQRKGIGRELINHCKSLYQCLEVGVYIKNINAVNFYKHCGFMVTKEQDNEDSGVMEYIMSWKSQE, encoded by the coding sequence ATGATTAAACAATTGGAAGATTATGAAATAACCGAAGTTATGAATTTATGGTTAAAGACCACCATCACTGCTCACAGTTTCATACCAGAAAAACACTGGATTGACAAGTATAACATGGTTAAAGATGAGTATATCCCTATTTCCAGAACCTGGATTTTTAAGGAAGATAATTTGATTAAAGGATTTGTTAGCATTATAAATAATTCATTTATTGGTGCATTATTTGTTTTAGAAGATTATCAAAGGAAGGGTATCGGCAGAGAACTAATAAATCACTGTAAATCTTTGTACCAATGTTTAGAAGTGGGAGTTTATATAAAAAACATTAATGCTGTTAATTTCTATAAGCACTGTGGTTTTATGGTTACAAAAGAGCAAGACAATGAAGATTCAGGAGTTATGGAGTATATAATGTCCTGGAAAAGCCAAGAATGA
- a CDS encoding CheY-like receiver domain-containing protein (PFAM: Response regulator receiver domain): MAGETILVVEDEGISAIEIQECLESLGYHVPSTVKTGNEAIQEAFSIKPDLILMDITLKGEMDGIDAATIIKSFMDVPLIYLTALDDVETFNRMIDTKANAYLIKPIEEAELRNNVQLALKNHETRQKELEDEKKAGLKDVQIFMRSVLPELITNMPISERSVFLSRFMRLFEQNMKPLFHQYAKENSQEPYDNLSDEDKMKVYLSWIAHLYENLGFKVLTRSKGTWGAMTVKKCSWSPGRPKDIFLCLICQSIMQLTYSWTNLPGSVKEEPTTGILQSVCKFDYDMDNIIP, encoded by the coding sequence ATGGCTGGGGAGACAATTTTAGTAGTGGAAGACGAAGGAATCAGTGCCATTGAGATCCAGGAATGTTTAGAATCCCTTGGATACCATGTCCCTTCCACTGTAAAAACAGGGAATGAAGCAATACAGGAAGCATTCTCCATTAAACCTGATTTAATTCTTATGGATATTACATTAAAGGGAGAAATGGATGGTATAGATGCTGCCACCATTATCAAAAGTTTCATGGATGTTCCTTTAATCTATTTAACTGCTCTGGATGATGTGGAAACATTTAACCGGATGATTGACACTAAAGCCAATGCGTATCTAATCAAACCCATTGAAGAAGCAGAATTACGTAATAATGTTCAATTAGCATTGAAAAATCATGAAACTAGACAAAAGGAATTGGAAGATGAGAAAAAGGCAGGTTTGAAAGATGTTCAAATATTCATGCGCAGTGTTCTTCCAGAACTAATAACCAACATGCCTATTTCCGAGAGAAGTGTGTTTCTCTCCCGTTTCATGCGGCTTTTCGAGCAGAATATGAAACCACTGTTTCACCAGTATGCTAAAGAGAACAGCCAGGAACCCTATGATAATCTTAGTGACGAGGATAAAATGAAAGTTTATCTCTCCTGGATTGCACACTTATATGAAAACCTGGGTTTTAAGGTTTTAACACGTTCTAAAGGAACCTGGGGTGCAATGACTGTTAAAAAATGTTCATGGTCCCCAGGTCGGCCTAAAGATATTTTTTTATGTCTCATCTGTCAGAGTATTATGCAGCTAACCTATTCCTGGACCAATTTACCAGGAAGTGTTAAAGAAGAACCCACTACCGGTATTCTGCAATCGGTGTGCAAGTTTGATTATGATATGGACAACATTATCCCCTAA
- a CDS encoding FO synthase subunit 2 (PFAM: Radical SAM superfamily~TIGRFAM: 7,8-didemethyl-8-hydroxy-5-deazariboflavin synthase, CofH subunit; radical SAM domain protein, CofH subfamily) yields MMENIYQRSLDGEITREDAIKLLNSNHFQLFDIADQLRQEIVGEEVTFVANRNIDITDHCIIGCTFCSFRDNIGYEMTTEEILESIKEAVDVNASEICLFGGVMPHMTVEFYSDLFRAIKDNYDIQLHSLSPVEVFHAAKASNVTTEKALTSFKDAGLDTLTGASAEILVDSVRAKLCPNKVSTQEWVDIITEAHQIGIPSTSTIMYGSIETWEDRIDHLFILRDIQRKTGGFTELVPMTFLGENNLMGEQSNGASGLDDLKLHAIARIILGRDIPNIQASWIKIGTRMAQMALCCGANDLGGTMMEDLISIAAGSSHGEYLSRDQMHATIEGVGRIPVERNTLYERVN; encoded by the coding sequence ATGATGGAAAACATTTACCAGCGTTCTCTTGATGGAGAGATCACCAGAGAAGATGCTATAAAACTATTAAACTCCAATCATTTCCAATTATTTGATATTGCTGACCAATTACGGCAAGAAATAGTGGGAGAAGAAGTTACCTTTGTAGCCAATCGTAACATCGACATCACTGATCATTGTATTATAGGATGTACATTCTGCTCATTCAGGGATAACATCGGATACGAAATGACCACTGAAGAAATCTTAGAAAGCATTAAAGAAGCAGTTGATGTAAATGCCAGTGAAATCTGTCTTTTTGGAGGTGTAATGCCTCATATGACCGTGGAGTTTTACAGTGACCTCTTTAGGGCAATTAAAGACAACTATGACATCCAACTTCACAGCTTATCTCCTGTGGAGGTATTCCATGCCGCTAAAGCATCCAATGTAACCACAGAAAAAGCATTAACCTCTTTTAAAGATGCTGGACTTGACACCCTAACTGGTGCCTCCGCAGAGATACTGGTGGATAGTGTCCGTGCCAAACTCTGCCCCAACAAGGTTTCAACCCAGGAATGGGTGGATATCATAACTGAAGCTCATCAAATTGGGATTCCCAGCACATCCACCATTATGTACGGTAGTATAGAAACCTGGGAAGACCGTATTGACCATCTTTTTATTCTCAGGGATATTCAGCGCAAGACTGGTGGTTTCACTGAACTGGTGCCCATGACCTTCCTGGGAGAAAACAACCTAATGGGAGAACAATCTAATGGTGCCAGTGGATTGGATGACCTTAAATTACATGCCATAGCCAGAATAATTCTGGGAAGAGATATACCCAATATTCAGGCATCCTGGATTAAAATTGGGACCAGAATGGCTCAAATGGCCCTCTGTTGTGGTGCCAACGATCTGGGTGGTACAATGATGGAAGATCTGATCTCCATTGCAGCTGGTTCATCCCACGGGGAGTATTTATCTAGAGACCAGATGCATGCCACCATTGAAGGTGTTGGCCGTATTCCTGTGGAACGGAATACGTTGTATGAAAGAGTAAACTAA
- a CDS encoding HEAT-like repeat protein (PFAM: PBS lyase HEAT-like repeat; HEAT repeat) produces MSTDDHKQLLKDLTDDDPEKRKESAEKLGETDNTDVIEPLIKALKDDNPQVRFASAKSLGKIGEPAIEPLVTILKNDEGNIRRYATLALKDIKSDSVVNHLVEALAADDWSVRKFASKALGEIGNDAAVDPLIGMLTDEDWGVRVAAVKALGDIGDERAIDPIKKARRAATGDKEFKKACNKALKKI; encoded by the coding sequence ATGTCAACTGATGATCATAAACAATTATTAAAAGATTTAACAGATGATGATCCTGAAAAAAGAAAAGAATCTGCAGAAAAACTGGGTGAAACTGATAATACTGATGTTATTGAACCATTAATCAAAGCACTGAAAGATGATAATCCTCAAGTTAGATTTGCCTCTGCCAAGTCACTGGGTAAAATTGGTGAACCTGCCATTGAGCCACTGGTTACCATACTGAAAAACGATGAGGGAAACATTCGCAGATACGCCACTTTAGCCCTTAAGGATATTAAAAGTGATAGTGTGGTTAACCATTTAGTGGAAGCTCTCGCTGCTGATGATTGGAGTGTGCGTAAATTCGCCTCCAAGGCACTGGGTGAGATAGGTAATGATGCAGCAGTAGATCCGCTTATTGGAATGTTAACTGATGAAGACTGGGGTGTGAGGGTGGCTGCAGTTAAAGCACTGGGAGATATTGGAGATGAACGAGCTATTGATCCCATCAAAAAAGCTCGTCGAGCTGCAACTGGAGATAAAGAATTTAAAAAAGCATGTAATAAAGCCCTTAAAAAGATTTAG
- a CDS encoding PAS domain S-box (PFAM: Histidine kinase; Histidine kinase-, DNA gyrase B-, and HSP90-like ATPase; PAS fold~TIGRFAM: PAS domain S-box) has protein sequence MTKNNVGSNDLNQVNLLKKEISKLKKEIAFKEEIFEISPNYIILLGLDGEILEVNHSVADLNSSSDYKKVPKLLSQLAIIPSQEYHKYTSSINTIFNKKTNRPFKSFFLDNGDEVRYIKVYISPVKSEDEIIAISIFATDINDLKIMEDSLQESLSLQKATMESVANGILVVNNQRIITSYNKKFMEMWNIPPSMLNPGYDTELLDHMMSELKDPSKFRTKTEELYQNPKEISTDTLEFKDGRVYQRYSQPQLIGNNVTGRVWSFTDLTNLKKTKESLRESVAYYKTIFEHSGTATIIVEEDSTISLANSETENIFGYHPLEVMGKKTWKDFVTPEYQPQMEEYHRLRYSNSTSAPSNYEFSIIDKYGEIKDIFANICLIPGTKRTLASILDVTERNQAMAKITESENRYRTLAEAVEDFIFIINREDNLEYINEYAARKWKLNPSDALGKPRCELFPRKTNELQGKYLQRVFQIQDTVRGENLLTMSPDSMWLDTILIPLKNPDGSVEKVLGVARDMTERKEYELLLSRQNEIHKAMGTILTEAIISETEEDLRKICLTVCENITNSEFGFICEINSENEFKTLAISESLLENFHWEKIDLNPMIKNLKINDILDQLKTTKHPIIYNNVSNLDLDFLPGDHPFLKNILMAPLLRNGELIGFIGLGNKESAYDFSDSKAMRSISTTIVEALLRKRAEEKLKKALNDKEMLVREIHHRTKNNLMIMASLLNLTSADIEDEKAKEIFHQIQTRAKSMALIHEKLYRSDNFKKINFGDYIRHLARDLFNSFLSYPERVELVMELEDLNLDINTAIPLGLILNELLTNSMKYAFPNGEYGIITIKFFKEAENYVMRVDDDGIGLPPDLDVQQTDTLGLQLVKNLIGQIDGKILVKREGGTHVIITFNEDEYLS, from the coding sequence ATGACAAAAAATAATGTGGGTTCAAATGATTTAAACCAGGTTAATCTTTTAAAAAAGGAAATATCGAAGTTAAAAAAGGAAATTGCCTTTAAGGAAGAAATATTCGAAATTTCACCCAACTACATCATCCTGCTAGGTTTAGATGGTGAAATATTAGAGGTAAACCATTCAGTAGCTGACCTTAATTCAAGTAGTGATTATAAAAAAGTACCCAAGCTACTATCACAACTTGCAATCATACCTTCTCAAGAGTATCATAAATACACCAGTTCTATCAATACTATTTTCAATAAAAAAACTAATAGGCCTTTTAAATCATTCTTTTTAGATAATGGAGATGAAGTTAGATATATTAAAGTATATATTTCTCCAGTTAAATCAGAAGATGAAATAATAGCCATCTCCATCTTTGCAACAGACATTAATGATCTTAAAATAATGGAGGATTCGCTCCAGGAATCTCTTTCTCTTCAAAAAGCTACCATGGAATCTGTTGCCAACGGAATACTGGTGGTTAATAACCAGAGAATAATAACCAGTTATAATAAGAAATTCATGGAGATGTGGAATATTCCCCCATCAATGCTTAATCCAGGGTATGATACAGAACTTCTGGATCATATGATGAGTGAATTGAAAGATCCTTCCAAGTTTCGAACCAAAACAGAGGAACTCTATCAGAACCCCAAAGAAATCAGTACCGATACGTTAGAATTTAAGGATGGACGGGTATACCAGCGCTATTCACAGCCACAACTAATAGGGAATAATGTAACTGGAAGGGTATGGAGTTTCACTGATCTCACCAACCTTAAAAAAACTAAAGAATCACTACGTGAATCGGTTGCCTATTATAAAACCATCTTTGAACATAGTGGAACAGCCACCATTATTGTTGAAGAAGACAGTACCATATCCCTGGCCAACTCTGAAACAGAAAATATATTCGGATACCATCCCCTTGAGGTCATGGGCAAAAAAACATGGAAGGACTTTGTCACGCCAGAATATCAGCCTCAGATGGAGGAATATCACAGGTTAAGGTACAGTAATTCAACATCTGCTCCAAGTAATTATGAATTCAGTATTATTGATAAATATGGTGAAATTAAAGATATTTTCGCCAATATTTGCCTCATACCCGGAACAAAGAGAACATTAGCTTCAATTTTAGATGTGACTGAACGTAACCAGGCAATGGCAAAAATTACAGAAAGCGAAAACAGGTACAGGACCCTTGCTGAGGCTGTGGAAGATTTTATATTTATCATCAACCGTGAAGACAACTTAGAATACATCAATGAATATGCAGCACGTAAATGGAAACTCAACCCTTCTGATGCGCTTGGTAAACCTAGATGCGAATTATTCCCCCGAAAAACCAATGAATTGCAGGGTAAATACCTTCAAAGAGTATTCCAGATCCAAGATACTGTGAGGGGCGAGAACCTGTTGACCATGTCCCCTGACTCAATGTGGCTGGACACCATCCTAATTCCTCTTAAAAACCCTGATGGAAGTGTGGAAAAGGTTCTTGGCGTGGCCAGAGATATGACCGAGAGGAAAGAATACGAACTACTTTTAAGCAGACAAAATGAAATCCATAAAGCAATGGGAACTATCTTAACCGAGGCCATTATATCAGAAACTGAAGAAGATCTAAGGAAAATTTGCCTTACTGTCTGTGAAAATATTACTAATAGTGAATTTGGGTTTATATGTGAAATTAACTCAGAAAATGAGTTTAAAACCCTGGCCATTAGTGAATCACTTCTAGAGAATTTTCATTGGGAAAAAATTGATTTAAATCCTATGATTAAAAACCTCAAGATCAATGATATTTTAGATCAACTGAAAACTACAAAACATCCCATCATCTATAACAATGTCTCCAACCTTGATCTTGATTTTTTACCTGGAGATCATCCCTTCCTTAAGAACATTCTTATGGCTCCCCTATTAAGGAATGGTGAATTAATAGGTTTTATCGGACTGGGTAACAAAGAATCTGCCTATGATTTTTCGGATAGTAAAGCTATGAGAAGCATTTCCACTACCATTGTTGAAGCACTGCTGCGAAAACGAGCCGAAGAAAAATTAAAAAAAGCTTTAAATGATAAGGAAATGCTGGTCCGCGAAATTCATCACCGCACCAAAAACAATCTGATGATAATGGCCAGTTTACTTAACCTTACCTCGGCTGATATTGAAGATGAAAAGGCCAAAGAGATTTTCCACCAAATTCAAACCAGGGCTAAGTCCATGGCACTTATCCACGAAAAACTGTATCGATCTGATAATTTTAAAAAGATTAACTTTGGAGATTACATCCGACACCTGGCCCGGGACCTTTTTAATTCCTTTTTAAGTTACCCTGAACGTGTGGAGTTGGTAATGGAATTAGAAGATTTGAACCTGGATATTAACACTGCCATTCCATTGGGTCTTATATTGAATGAGCTTTTAACCAACTCCATGAAATATGCTTTCCCTAATGGAGAATATGGAATCATCACCATTAAATTTTTCAAAGAAGCAGAAAACTATGTGATGAGGGTTGATGATGATGGGATCGGACTGCCCCCTGATCTGGATGTTCAGCAAACTGATACTCTGGGACTGCAACTGGTTAAAAATCTCATAGGACAGATCGATGGAAAGATCCTGGTTAAGAGGGAAGGTGGAACTCACGTAATCATCACCTTCAATGAAGATGAATATCTATCATAA
- a CDS encoding aspartate 4-decarboxylase (PFAM: Aminotransferase class I and II~TIGRFAM: aspartate 4-decarboxylase), translating into MDYEKLQQYMELSPFEIQFELTKLAGNFQDRTLLNAGRGNPNWIATTPREAFFTLGHFAIEESKRTFIYPHGGLHPEINGIAERFQNFLIKHQDYPGIGFLEESINYGIENLGFTPDAWIYELVTGTIGDFYPEPDRIRPHTEKVIHTFLLNFLCNNQKGLGRFDLFATEGGTGAIKYVFDSLFENNLIHKGDKIAIGSPIFTPYLEIPRLSNYDLVEVEIKADESDDWQYPDSEIDKLKSPSIKAFFVVNPGNPQSKAIRQETLDKIVDIVKNHNPKLIIITDDVYATFVDNFQSLMAEIPSNTICVYSFSKHLGCTGWRLGVIAMHEKNRIDEMIVRQSDSDREMLNQRYGCVCLEPEKMKFIDRMVADSRSVALKHTAGLSLPQQAQMTLFALFFLLEDNSLYIKGTEQTLNHRIHKLYKAFGLSTEIDYTGTNYYAIIDIIAVAKERYGAAFARWMEKIYNPLSFVFALADLYSIVVLPGAGFDMSPWSLRVSIANLRAKEYKIIGEKMSKLLETIYEHYKNEQH; encoded by the coding sequence ATGGATTATGAAAAATTACAACAATATATGGAACTTAGTCCCTTTGAAATCCAGTTTGAATTAACCAAATTAGCCGGGAACTTCCAAGATCGCACCCTCTTAAATGCAGGTCGTGGAAATCCTAACTGGATAGCAACCACTCCACGGGAAGCTTTTTTTACCCTGGGCCATTTTGCAATAGAAGAATCTAAACGCACATTCATATATCCCCATGGTGGTTTACATCCTGAAATCAATGGGATTGCAGAAAGGTTCCAAAATTTTCTCATAAAACACCAGGATTATCCAGGTATTGGATTTTTGGAAGAATCCATCAATTACGGAATTGAAAATTTGGGTTTTACTCCAGATGCCTGGATATACGAACTTGTAACTGGAACAATTGGAGATTTTTACCCAGAACCGGATAGGATACGACCACATACTGAAAAAGTCATCCATACCTTTTTACTCAATTTTTTATGTAATAATCAAAAGGGATTGGGTAGATTTGATTTGTTCGCCACTGAAGGGGGTACTGGTGCCATAAAATATGTTTTCGACTCTTTATTTGAAAATAATCTCATCCATAAGGGGGATAAGATAGCTATCGGCTCCCCGATATTTACGCCTTACCTTGAAATACCCCGTTTAAGTAACTATGACCTGGTGGAAGTGGAGATTAAAGCTGATGAATCTGATGACTGGCAATATCCTGACTCAGAAATAGATAAGCTTAAAAGTCCATCCATAAAGGCATTTTTTGTTGTGAATCCTGGAAACCCTCAATCAAAGGCTATCAGACAGGAAACTCTGGATAAAATAGTTGATATTGTAAAAAACCATAATCCTAAATTAATAATCATCACCGATGATGTTTATGCTACCTTTGTGGATAACTTCCAGTCTTTAATGGCAGAAATTCCCTCAAATACCATCTGTGTATATTCATTTTCAAAGCATCTGGGCTGCACCGGTTGGAGGTTAGGAGTAATTGCAATGCATGAAAAAAACAGGATAGACGAGATGATAGTCAGGCAGAGTGATAGTGATCGAGAAATGTTAAACCAGAGATATGGATGTGTATGTCTGGAACCAGAAAAGATGAAGTTCATCGATCGAATGGTGGCAGATAGCCGTTCAGTGGCACTGAAACACACTGCAGGTTTATCTTTACCTCAACAGGCACAGATGACTCTGTTTGCTTTATTTTTCCTACTTGAAGATAATAGTTTATACATAAAAGGTACTGAACAGACACTTAACCATAGAATCCATAAATTATATAAGGCATTTGGGTTATCAACTGAAATAGATTACACTGGAACCAACTATTATGCCATAATTGATATAATAGCTGTTGCCAAAGAAAGGTACGGGGCTGCCTTTGCTCGTTGGATGGAAAAAATATACAATCCCCTTTCATTTGTATTCGCCTTAGCTGACCTGTATTCAATTGTGGTGCTGCCGGGCGCGGGTTTTGACATGTCACCCTGGTCATTGAGAGTTTCAATAGCCAATCTAAGGGCTAAAGAATATAAGATCATTGGTGAAAAAATGTCAAAACTTTTAGAAACTATCTATGAGCATTACAAAAATGAACAACATTGA
- a CDS encoding putative peptidoglycan-binding domain-containing protein (PFAM: Putative peptidoglycan binding domain), translating into MIVMCALFVAIPAVGAAESTDSGSTMVTNASTDQNLTVGMTGDNVTQVQKWLKNQGFYTGAIDGEFGNYTEQAVKNFQGYVGIKQDGIVGNISLRYMKALSTGKLKIGDNDENSDSTSTETSYNSNKTVHNGNKSYSSSNNSSSSLSSSGSTSSSSSSSSSGSSYSSSSYSTGYTSGTDGWSSGKGTGDCWENSNILYNQLISTGYTARIIQYSNSYSANHRSVEIWDGSSWVDYDYKGNGYSNRYYATSHDDSSVTVIASNA; encoded by the coding sequence ATGATTGTTATGTGTGCACTTTTTGTAGCAATCCCTGCTGTGGGAGCTGCAGAAAGTACAGATAGTGGAAGTACGATGGTGACTAATGCCAGCACAGATCAAAATTTAACAGTAGGAATGACTGGAGATAACGTTACCCAAGTACAGAAATGGCTTAAAAACCAGGGATTCTACACTGGTGCCATTGATGGTGAGTTTGGTAACTATACTGAACAAGCTGTTAAAAATTTCCAGGGATATGTTGGGATAAAACAAGACGGTATTGTTGGAAATATCTCTCTTCGCTACATGAAGGCTTTGTCCACTGGAAAACTTAAAATTGGAGACAATGATGAGAACTCCGACTCTACAAGTACTGAAACTAGTTATAACTCAAACAAAACAGTGCATAATGGAAACAAATCATATTCCAGTAGCAATAATAGTTCCAGTAGTTTAAGTAGCTCTGGCAGTACAAGTAGCTCCAGTAGTTCCAGTAGCTCTGGTAGTTCTTACTCCAGCAGTTCTTATTCCACTGGTTACACTTCCGGTACTGATGGTTGGAGTAGTGGAAAAGGAACTGGTGATTGTTGGGAAAACAGTAACATCCTGTATAATCAATTAATATCCACAGGTTACACTGCAAGAATAATCCAGTACTCAAACAGTTATTCTGCAAACCACCGTTCCGTTGAAATATGGGATGGTAGTAGCTGGGTTGACTATGACTACAAAGGTAATGGTTACTCAAACCGGTACTATGCCACCAGTCATGATGACTCATCTGTAACCGTTATAGCAAGTAATGCCTAA